GGGAGCGCGTCCCACCGGGTGGCCGAGCTCGCCCCCACTCCGGTGGTGCTGGTGCCCCTGGCCCGGGACGAGTGCTACGTGTGACCCGAGCGGTCACCCCAGGGGGGGCGGCCGGGTCAGCGCGGCGGCCAGGTCATCCGGGTCGGTGAGGGGGGCCTCACACGCGAAGTTCTGGCACACGTAGGCGGCCGCCCGGCCGCCTACGGTCTTCATGGAGCTGGTGAACGGCGCGATTCCAGCCAGAGAGCCGTCGGGCGCGGCGAGCAGAACCGCGGTCTCGGGGGTGTACTCGGACCGCACGGCCTCCACCAGCGCCCGGGTGTCGTCGCGGCCGGGCGGGCCCACGATCACCACCTCGCGGGTGGGCTCCAGCAGGTGGGCGGCCCCGGTCAGGTAGGCCGTGAACGCGGCAGGGTACCGGTGCACGCGGCCCGCCAGGGCCTCGGCCAGGTCCCTGGCCCGCCGGGTCCAGGCCGGATCCGCGATCAGGAGCCCCAGCCGGGCGAACGCCTCGAGCGCCGCGCTGTTGGCCGAAGGGACGGCGCCGTCGTACACCTCCTTGGGACGCCACGGCAGGGCGTCCCCGTCCGGGGGGACGTCGAACAGCCCCCCGGCGTCGGCGTCCCAGAACCGTTCCACGAGGCGCTCGGCCAGGTCCAGGGCCGCCGCGATCCACGCCGGATCGAACGTGGCCGCATAGAGGTCCAGCAGACCCCGGCACAGGAACGCGTAGTCCTCGGCCACGGCGTCCACCCCGGCCTGGCCCTGCCGGTAGCGCCGCAGCAGGCGGCCGTCCGCCCGGAGCCGGCCCATGACGAACCGGGCCGTGTCCACCGCCGCCCGGGCGTACCCCCCGTCCCCCAGCACCCAGGCCGCCCGGGCTAGGGCCGAGATCATGAGCCCGTTCCACCCGGTGAGCACCTTGTCGTCCTTGGCGGGGCGGGGCCGGAGGCTCCGGCGGGCCAGCAAGAGCTTGCGGTCCTCCCCCAGACCGGCCTCTAGCTCCGAGGCCTCCACGCCCCACTCCCGGACCCACTCCTCCACGGGCCGGCCGAGGTACAGCACGTTGGCACCGGTGCGCTCGCCCGTGGCCTCGTCCCGGAAGTTCCCCTCGGCCGTCACGCCGTACACCCGGCAGAACCGCTCCCCCCGGTCCTCGCCCAGCACCTCCATGATCTCGGCCCGGGTCCACACGTAGAACGCACCCTCCTTCCCCTGGGAGTCGGCGTCCTCGGCCGAGTGGAACCCGCCCTCAGGCCCGCGCAGGTCCCGCAGGCAGTAGGTGAGAATCTCCCGGGCCGTGCGGGCGAACCCGTGATTCCCCGTCGCCTGCCAGCCCTCCAGATAGGCCGAGACGAGCCCGGCCTGGTCGTAGAGCATCTTCTCGAAGTGGGGCAGCCTCCAGTCGGCGTCGGTGGCGTAGCGATGGAACCCGAACCCCAGGTGGTCGTAGATGCCGCCCCGCCGCATGGCCTCGAGGGTGATCTCGGCCATGCGGCGGGCGTGCTCGTCGCCGGTTCGACGGAACCTGCGCAGCAGGAACACCAGGCTGTGGGGGGTGGGGAACTTGGGGGCCGCCCCGAACCCGCCCCGGGCCGGGTCAAACTCCTGGGCGAAGATCTCGGTGGCCGCCTCCAGGAGCCGGCCGGAGAACGGGCCTGGCGGGGCCTCCCCGATCTCTCGAAGCCGCGCCACGATCTGGCGGGCCGAGGACCGCACCCGGTCCGGGTCCTGCCGCCACAGGGCCGCGGCGCGGCGCACCAGCTCGACCACCCCCACCCGGCCGTGGCGGCTCTCCTTGGGCAGGTAGGTGCCCGCGAAGAACGGCTCCCGCTCCGGGGTCAGCAGCAGGGTCAGGGGCCAGCCCCCGGTGCCGGTGAGGGCCTGGCACGCCGCCATGTACACCT
This is a stretch of genomic DNA from Deferrisoma camini S3R1. It encodes these proteins:
- a CDS encoding thioredoxin domain-containing protein, whose product is MTQRPNRLIREKSPYLLQHAYNPVDWYPWGEEAFARARAENRIVFLSIGYATCHWCHVMERESFEDPGVAAVLNTLTVPVKVDREERPDVDQVYMAACQALTGTGGWPLTLLLTPEREPFFAGTYLPKESRHGRVGVVELVRRAAALWRQDPDRVRSSARQIVARLREIGEAPPGPFSGRLLEAATEIFAQEFDPARGGFGAAPKFPTPHSLVFLLRRFRRTGDEHARRMAEITLEAMRRGGIYDHLGFGFHRYATDADWRLPHFEKMLYDQAGLVSAYLEGWQATGNHGFARTAREILTYCLRDLRGPEGGFHSAEDADSQGKEGAFYVWTRAEIMEVLGEDRGERFCRVYGVTAEGNFRDEATGERTGANVLYLGRPVEEWVREWGVEASELEAGLGEDRKLLLARRSLRPRPAKDDKVLTGWNGLMISALARAAWVLGDGGYARAAVDTARFVMGRLRADGRLLRRYRQGQAGVDAVAEDYAFLCRGLLDLYAATFDPAWIAAALDLAERLVERFWDADAGGLFDVPPDGDALPWRPKEVYDGAVPSANSAALEAFARLGLLIADPAWTRRARDLAEALAGRVHRYPAAFTAYLTGAAHLLEPTREVVIVGPPGRDDTRALVEAVRSEYTPETAVLLAAPDGSLAGIAPFTSSMKTVGGRAAAYVCQNFACEAPLTDPDDLAAALTRPPPLG